A genomic segment from Planctomycetia bacterium encodes:
- a CDS encoding DUF4142 domain-containing protein, with the protein MRWTPALTVGSIALSAGMALAQQSNTETERRQPAATERQQGEREGARREGRREANTKDAMFATCLAIDNSAEIQVAEFAAQRLQNDQAKQFAQQMVRDHQAMLEKLGQFGAKEVNLSATNAKSDQPADVNVRAGAGQADVNVQVDEPNGEQRRTERREARTERRESNEADFVAIKREIAQECIRSAQEELAAKPANEVDRCYMAAQVFSHQHMLVGLKVLERHASPEMKETLAQAAQTTEQHLNHAKEILKSLDSQHHGDTPATSGTTSR; encoded by the coding sequence ATGAGATGGACGCCAGCCTTAACCGTGGGTTCGATTGCCTTGAGCGCCGGAATGGCCCTCGCCCAGCAGTCGAACACGGAGACGGAGCGCCGCCAACCGGCCGCCACAGAACGGCAGCAGGGTGAACGCGAGGGAGCCCGCCGCGAGGGCCGCCGCGAAGCCAACACAAAAGACGCGATGTTCGCCACCTGCCTGGCGATCGACAACAGTGCGGAAATTCAGGTCGCTGAATTCGCCGCGCAGCGCCTGCAGAACGACCAGGCCAAGCAATTCGCCCAGCAGATGGTCCGCGATCATCAGGCCATGCTCGAAAAGCTGGGACAATTCGGCGCCAAGGAAGTCAATCTGAGCGCGACGAATGCCAAGTCTGACCAGCCGGCGGACGTCAATGTCCGTGCCGGCGCCGGCCAGGCGGATGTAAACGTGCAGGTCGACGAGCCTAACGGCGAACAACGCCGCACGGAACGCCGCGAAGCCCGCACGGAACGCCGCGAAAGCAACGAAGCGGATTTCGTCGCCATCAAGCGCGAAATCGCTCAGGAATGCATTCGCAGCGCCCAGGAAGAGCTGGCGGCGAAGCCGGCCAATGAAGTCGATCGCTGCTACATGGCCGCCCAAGTCTTTTCCCACCAGCACATGCTGGTCGGCCTGAAAGTCTTGGAACGCCACGCCTCGCCGGAGATGAAGGAAACGTTGGCGCAGGCCGCTCAGACGACCGAGCAGCATCTCAATCACGCGAAAGAGATTCTTAAGTCGCTGGACAGCCAGCACCACGGCGATACGC